A region of the Equus quagga isolate Etosha38 chromosome 11, UCLA_HA_Equagga_1.0, whole genome shotgun sequence genome:
CTACCTTCCTGTAACATTCACGTTGCCAGCTCACTGGCAGTCTCTGTGGTTCAGGAGGCGCCAGCTTGTTCCTGGGACCGTCTGGCCAGGTGGCCCTGAGATGATGGACTGGCAGACTTTGAACTGGGCATCCTTCACTTGGATTATCACCAGATCGGCCTTTGAGCTTGGCAGACCAACAGGAAACAGGGTCCCCTGTGGAACCAGAATCCAGCTCCCAGCTACTGAGTGCCAGGTTTCCTTTGGCATTTGTGTCTTGGTGATGGGGGCAGCTGCCACTCCAGGACTTTGGCATAATCGGCAGGTGCCACCCCACTCGATCGTGCCTCCACCTGGTGGGGCTGGTGGTGCCTCTCCTCGCCCCTCATCCCAGCCCCCGGTTCTCCTGGCTATACCCCAGGACTCAAAGTCTTCAGAAGTAAcatttctctttcccactccCAGCCATGACATTGGATCACTTCTGCCACAGGTCAACTGGTTCTTTGTATCTCCTACAACCCCCTACACATACCCACTGGATAATCCAGGTCCCTGGTCACCCTATGACCTTCAGCTGTCTCCACCCCATCCACACCCTTCCCCCAGCTTCCCTACCCACCCACCACCTCGTGCATCTCTGAGCAATGGGCCTCGCCACGGGAGTCTGCCACATGCAAGGTCATCAGCATTCCTGCCAAGGATGGGGAAGGGGGTGACTCAGTTCCCGATTGCTCATCCCAGGGAAGAAGtatgagggaggagggagaagggacccAGACacccatttgcttttttttttttaaagattttattttttcctttttctccccaaagccccccggtacatagttgtgtattcttcgttgtgggttcttccagttgtggcatgtgggacgccgcctcagcgtggtctgatgagcagtgctatgtccgcgcccaggattcgaaccaacgaaacactgggccgcctgcagcggagcgcgcgaacctaaccactcggccacggggccagcccctcccattTGCTTTTGCCTTAAGCTTCATCAAGAGGAAGACTCAGCCTTGTTGACCTAACATGTGTGCCCTCTTATTAGCTTCACAGACTGCTGGGGAGATTCCCCCCATTAGACATGGGAATGCTGAGGTCCAGATAGCACCTCTGCACAAAGCTGAAGGGCAGAGGCAGCTGTTCCGATGCTTAGAAAAGAACAAGCTTTCCCGGTGTCATAGTGCAGTTCTTGGCCTCAGGGAGACTCCAGTCTGATGCGGGAGATACAGACCCTGGCCCAGGGGATCTCCAGTCTGATGGGGAGATACCAGACTGTGTCCTCAAAGAGCCCCCAGTCTGGTAGGCTTGTCCCAGAGGCTCCACTTGCATGGAGAGGACAaggcccctgccccagggcagcTCCCCAGCAGGGCTGAGCTGACAGGGGAGGAGGACCATGGGCCAGCACCACTGAGGGGCAGTGGTGGGGGAGGCCAAAGGGTGGGGCGAGGGTGGACCTAGAGCTTCTCTCTGGGAGAGGAGACAGGCTCCTTCCCGAGGAATCTGCTCTCCTGGGAGTGTTCAGATGGCAAGAGTGGGAGGTCCGAGCACTTGGCAGTGACTGGGGGTCCATCCCCCGGGGGATGCCCTAGACGTTGCTCACCAAGGGGGAAGAGGTCAGTCGATAGCCAGAGGCAGTTGATAGACCCCTTACGCTTGTGAGGACCAAGGGGCACAGGAAGTATCTGTGCAAGAGGAGTAGGGCCCAGAGGGCTATTCCAGAAGAATTATGATTGGGAGGAAATCTGTTAGCAAGATCCTAGCTGCAAAGGGCAGCCGGGTTACTGGGCAAGACAGAAGAGGAGGGTTGAGGCAGCGGAGTGTGCACGCGGGCGAGATGAAGTTATTAAAATGAACCCACCCCCTGCGCAGGCAGAACTGCATGCCAGGCAGGCCAGCCCTCCAGCTGTCGGCAGCATCTGGCTCTCCACAGGAGGAGAGGAGCCAGAGGCGGTGGGTCGGAGTGCCCCCAAGTCTGCTGATAGTTCCGCCAGGCCAGACGGAGGAGGGGCCCAGAGCCACCACCAGCCCCCTCTTCCTCTAGTGCCCACAGGGCTGTGGGAGGTGCTCCTGGTTGGTGTCCAGTGGGTGTCTGCAGGTGGGACAATGCACCAGATTCCAGCAACCCCAGTCCCATGGCAAGTCCCAAGCCCCTGGGTATCTCCAAACTAGCCACTCGTCCCcagagtgggaagggagagagtggcAGGGAGGAGTGTTGGCATGGGGGCGGGGGTCTCAAATCTCTGCTCAGGAGAGGTGGCCCCAGGAAGCATGGTGCAGGGGACAGAAGCTGGAATAGCAGTGTGAGCTGAAGTCACATGCCCTTTCTGGGTCACTTCATACAACGTGGGCCTGCACCGAGTGGCTTCTAAGGCCTGGCCCAGCTCTGCTTTGCACTGTGAGGGGCACTGGTCCGTGCTGagtcctgggggcaggggagacagGCTGGGGGTGGCAGACCATCTTCTCCTCATGCTAGGACTCTCTTCACTGTGGCTACATGGCCAAAGGGGACCCAGGGACCTGAGTGCTGCCCTCTCAGAGCAGACCTGGAATGACCTCCAGAGAGGGCGCTGTGGTCTTAGTAGTGGGGCCCCAACCTTCCCCTCATGAGCCCTGAAGGGCCCAACAACTCCCAGACGAGGTGCCACCAGCAGCCATCTGTTCCGAGGCCCTCCTATTGGCTGGGGCAGGGAATGGCTACTTTCAACCCCCcttctgtccccaccccaccctcgcCTGTTCCCCCACTAGCATGTCATCAGATTAAAAACTCGACACCCCTGACTGTCTGCTGGGACCCTTCCCAGGAGACCTCCCCAGGAGAAGCAGATGGAAATCAGGATCGGGAGAGAGCATCAGAGGGGTCTCCTCATCCCGGGGAGCCAGAGCCAGAGACTAACTTAGAGGTCATTTGAGCAGTccccaaagtgtggtccctggccCAGGACCATCAGCGTCTACCTGGGCATGtgttagaaaggcaaattctttAGGCCTCACCCCAAAACTACCGAGTTAGAAACTATGGGGTGGGACCCAGAAATCTGTGTGTCAATGAACCCTGTTGGTAATTCAGATGCCCACTCACATTTGAGAACCTCTGGGCTGGGTGAGCTCCTCGTTTTATAcggaaaaaggaacagaaagagacccagagaggagaatggacttgcccaagaccacagagCAAAATACTGACAGAGCTAGGACCCCTGCTAGGCCCACCCAGATGGCAATCCAGGGAGGCAACAAGGAACACCCTTTTGTGACCCATCCCACCTACCAGCTCTTCCTCCTGAGCTGCTTTGCAGATgccagccccacctcctgccaGCACCAGGCGCTGTGTTCATTCAGCTTTCCCCATAGCTTGGAAAGGGGGCCGGAGACGGAAGCCCTGAAGCCTTTGGTGAGCACCAGCTCCGACAGCTGCTGGAGCCCTGCAGCTCTGGTCTCCAGGAAATATCTTGTTGCCATCTGAGAAATGCTGGCTGGACCATGAGGTACCCGGGGCCGTTCCCCCCTGGACAACTCGGAATCCAATGCCTCAGGAAAGCTTTATTTCCTGCTCCAGGAACAAGATTCCGCACACAGAAGTTGACAATCAGGTGATTTCACAagacttccctcccctcccccccatgGACAGACACTATGGAACAGGTCCAGCACACGCTCCACAGTCCAGCCCCAAGCTGCTGATGGCCCCATGGGCCAAGAGGGGAGGTACCATCTCCATCTGGGTGAGCCCCAGTCTGACAGGCAAGGCTGGCTATTGAAGGATTGCTCGCTGGACAAGGACACTCTCAAGGAGCcagcaggggtggggtggaggagggacacACAGTGCACGGGTGGGCTTCCACCTGTGGCCTTGGTGCTGGGAGAACCACGATCGCCCTCTGTCTCAGGTTAAGGATGGGCGTCCCATCAGCACGAGggtgggtaggggtggggagcaATGGAAGGAGAGGGGATTTTGGAAAGGGGTGGCCTGGCTGGGGGCAGATGGTCTATTTGTCAAGACATCAGACTCCAAAGGTCACCACTTCAGCCTCAAGCCAAGCTCAGTCACAGTCCAGGACAAGGGGCTTAGGGCTGCCCACTGGATGGGGCTGGAGAGTTCCTCCTGCCCCGGccccccagggctggctcctaGGAAGCCCCATCTCAGCCATTCTTCATTGCCTACTTGGTGGCCACGCTGATAAAATACCCCTCTCCTTGTTGCTGTCCTTCCTCAGGATGGCAGGGAGGGAGCCAAGGTTTTAGGACCCTCTCCATGACTTTATTGGGGCCCCACTGGTCTGCCTGCCCCAGGGGCATCCTGGACCCAACATCCGCCTGTTGCTCAGTGGGGAACCCTGTGAGGCTGCGCTGAGAActcactcctcccctcctccacttctcCTGTGTCTTAGCCACTCAACAACCTCAGGTTGGGGCCAGCATGTGGGACCCCTTCCCTGCCACTTGAGACTTGGCCCTGGCCCCACTTGgcatctcctcctctccacccccatccctgcctgAGGCCCATCCCCTTCCCTGCCCAGTGTCCAGACAGATGGCCTCCTTCGTGGGCAGACCTGTCCTtccagccctggcctggcctctgtggcctgcccagggtcacccagagGGGTAGTAGGGGGTGTCACTGTGGTAGTTGTAATCTGGGCACACCTTCTGGACCAGCCTATAGTCTGTGCTGTAGAAGGCGATGTAGACACAGACAACTTTGAAGGGCTGAGAGCAGCTCCAGGTGGCTGAGCTCTGAGCGTGGTCTCGGGAGCAGGTCTTGGCTGGGTCGTGGGTGCAGAGCGAGGTCCGGCGGCCCCGTTCCACCTTCTCCCACTCCATGCGGCAGTTGAAGATTTTGGAGGCCTTGGCTTCGATGAAGATCTGCTGCTCCTGGTGGAACTCTACAGCTTTACTGGGGGGCACGAGGCTGATGGAGATGTTGCCCTGGCCCGTGGCATTGTGCCGGAAGTGGACACTGAAGGTTCCGTTGCCGTGGTCCACGATCTTCCCTGTGACGAGCAGGTTCAGCGCCACCGTCTTGATGTTGGAGTAGAAGTCGCCCCAGCCAAAGATTTTCTTCACCTTGGCCGAGGGTGGGGGGCTGTGGTTTGGGCGGTTGAGGGGCTGCCCAAGGACCCCCCATGCCTCCCCAGGGGGAGCCAGCAGCCCTAGGAGAGTGAAGTTGGCCATGGGGCGGGACCTAGGTGAGATATGGCCCCGCTTCCGAGGCATCCGGGGCCGGGGCTGGCTCTCATGGTCATCGTGCTCAGGGTCCTCTGAGCCCGGGGGACCATCATCCTGGCCACAGATGACCTGTGGAGGGAGTTGGGAGGAAAGTGAGAGCCCTGTCCCCTGGGCACCCAGGAGCTCTGGTTCCCCACTTCTCACCACCCACATTGTTTCTCTGCCTGTCCCTTTCACTGACTTCAGACTGAGGGGCCCCTGCACATTGCCCACTTACAGCTGGGAGGTAGATGTGCAATCTGGCTTGTGTTGTGGTCCCATCTCGTGTTTTGACACTCAGGTCACCCCTACTTCTCTCCCCACTGTCCTGCCTCTTGCCAGTATGCAAAGTCTGGAAGGCTGGTCGAGAATTCTCTCTACTGGACCGTGGCAGAGATACACGGCCCCTACCCCTAAGGAGTTGTCAGCCTGATCTTGGGAAGGTCCCCATCTGATGGCAGAAAAGCATATCCCTGTGCTGACAGAGCTCCCATCTTACAGGAGAGGTAGAGTCCCTGCCTCTGGGAAAGTCCCAGGCTGATGTGGGAGGCCTGGTCTCTGCCCTCGAAGATCCCCAAGTCAGATAGGAGAGCTCCATCCGTAGGCTGGGAGAGCCCCAGTTTGACAGGAGAGGGACAGCCCCTGCTTTATGGGATTTCCTAGTCTGATGGGTGAGACACCATCCTACTCTAGGATAGTTTCTATTTTCAGAGGCAAAACCAACAGACAATGGAATAAGAAAACGGAACCCAGTGAAATTCTCTCTCCAGCACAAATACAGTTTAGATTTTGGCAGGAGGACTTGGGCGAGACCTGGAGTGAAGGCCAGAGTGTGGGGAGCCAAACCCTCCCCTGGGAACCATGGATGATGACATGCCAGGACATCACTTGCTCTAGGAGGTAGGAGTTCTgatcattcccatttcacagatgaggacaccagGACTCAAGCTTACATTGCCACAAGGTCAAGTCACACAGGGTCAGCCTTCCCACTCCACCACACATGCCCAGCCTCACAGACCAGAGGTGTCCTTTTCTAGGGGTTTTATCCAAGCCCCAACCCCACCCGGAATCTCCTGGAAAGCTCTGCCGAGGCTCTTGGCCAGCCTTGGCGAGATCAGCTCTGGTGACAGGCGACACCTTGGGAGGCTTCCTGGAGTTGCTGTGAGGAGGGCCAGAGGGACAGGCTGACAGAGCTCAAACACAGGACAGCTCTGGAGGGCATCGGGAGTGGACAAGGTTTCCTGAGGGCAGCTGGCTGGCGTGCGTTTGCTCAGTCTTTGAAGAGAGTACTCAGCCTATGCGTCTGTGTTACCAGCACCAGGGGCACCAGCTCACAGCTGGGCAGCATCTGGATTTGCTGGTGACCCTGGGGTGAAGGTGGAGGATACCTGGGGTCTAGAGAGTTCCAAAGAGGTTTGGGGTTTTCATGCCCCCTGTTCTGGCCCTGGCCATGCCCATGGATACATGCAGTGGCCCCGCCTGCCAGGCCCCAAGGGGTAGGGTAGAGGGACAGCCAGGAGGGGAGGCTCCTGGGGGTTTGGTTCAAGGCTGCAGACCTGTGTGTATTTGGTCCTGGGGGTCACAGCTGAATggctggaggatggggagaagggCTGCAAGTGGAGATGCGAGAAGGGAGGGGTTCGTCCATACAGTGGCAAAGGGGATTATTGTTTTGAAGAAAGGGGCAAATCCAGATGTGGGGCTGAGGCTTCTCCTCGACAGGAttgcgggggcggggcgggcgctaGGTCGGAGGGGAATTGAGCCCCGGGCTGGGGTCTGGGGTGGATTCCTGGGCAGCCGGGAAGCCGCGAGGGAGCGCACGGGGAGCGGGCTCTGGGCGCTCCACTCAGCCGCCGAGCGCCCGGGGCGGGAGCCGCCTGCCCAGGTCCTGTGGGGCTCGGGCTGCGCGCAGtcgggagaggagaggaaaacaacaggcgaggagggagggagcgggaGGGCCGGCGGGAGCGAGGGACGCAGGGGCCGCCCCCCGCCTGCACCGGCTCCGCGCGCTGGGGGCCCCAGAGCCCGGGGCCCTCCGGGTCTCCGAGGTCAGGGAAAAGCCCACGCCCCCTGACCTGGCAGGTCGTCTGCTCCACAACCCACCCCACTCCCCTTCTGCGCGTCTCGGGGCGCCGGGAAGGGGTCGAATAACCCTTGGCGACCCAGCTGCCGGCCTTTTCCCTAGTGCTGGTCGCACCTCCCGCCACTCCAGCCGAGTGGGTGGGCCAGCCAAGCACCCTCTCCCCGCCC
Encoded here:
- the NXPH3 gene encoding neurexophilin-3 codes for the protein MQLTRCCFVFLVQGSLYLVICGQDDGPPGSEDPEHDDHESQPRPRMPRKRGHISPRSRPMANFTLLGLLAPPGEAWGVLGQPLNRPNHSPPPSAKVKKIFGWGDFYSNIKTVALNLLVTGKIVDHGNGTFSVHFRHNATGQGNISISLVPPSKAVEFHQEQQIFIEAKASKIFNCRMEWEKVERGRRTSLCTHDPAKTCSRDHAQSSATWSCSQPFKVVCVYIAFYSTDYRLVQKVCPDYNYHSDTPYYPSG